The following proteins are co-located in the Apis mellifera strain DH4 linkage group LG11, Amel_HAv3.1, whole genome shotgun sequence genome:
- the LOC410262 gene encoding probable 28S rRNA (cytosine-C(5))-methyltransferase gives MPKEFVHSIKVPRLYKSAAKIIQEVREKGGSLKSLIYNQRHPNKSAIYSLCVKTLQKEGQIDNLINKTNLLTNEPRFDAWLAKILITELLWGKNALKTDCKPIKIILAYEQKLREELNNIGVDAFSTSPETVKNARYVRINTLLVTLKKGISYFQEEGWSLIPKCSNYIQHLNAVKNLKKPNFIQDFHIPEILVFPPDTVFYDHPGYQNGEIILQDKASCLPSYLLNPEPGSIVLDMCAAPGMKTSHLAAILTNTGKIYAVEKDEHRYKTLCKQIKLTNASCVETINKDSLTLETNEYSKVEYILVDPSCSGSGMLDRQIVYGKEKGDPQRLKQLQAFQVFVLRHALLNFPNVKRVVYSTCSTHCEENEEVVDEILENIQNAYELVPVKKLLNEEWLNFSSKKYKCSDKCLYAISDVDMCNDFFVAVFERNFNVSLPEYKPEYKENNASNNKVEKVQEIFNDEKTITRKRKKRGKRKTNQENFKDEEKIDDSIKDVNNDNDSSQSDGDESSQNIGDESSQNIGDESSQNIGNESSQNIGDESSQNDNNELSDNNDNDNNDNDNNDNNEPVAKKRKLKIGRKIKPHIKIGRSSIHKKLKLPKKKRKTL, from the exons ATGCCTAAAGAATTTGTACATTCCATCAAAGTTCCAAGACTGTATAAGTCTGCTGCTAAAATCATTCAGGAAGTTCGTGAAAAAGGTGGCAGTctcaaatcattaatttataatcaaagacATCct aataaatccGCAATATATTCCTTGTGCGTCAAAACGTTGCAAAAAGAAGGACAAATAGATaacctaataaataaaactaatttattaaCGAATGAGCCTCGTTTCGATGCATGGTTAGCAAAAATCCTGATAACAGAATTACTTTGGGGCAAAAACGCTTTGAAAACTGACTGTAaacctattaaaattattcttgcttatgaacaaaaattacgggaagaattaaacaatattggTGTTGATGCATTTTCAACATCTCCTGAAAcag taaaaAATGCAAGGTACGTTCGTATCAACACATTGTTAGTgacattaaaaaaaggaatatcttattttcaaGAAGAAGGATGGTCTTTAATACCAAAATGTTCGAATTATATTCAGCATTTAAAtgctgtaaaaaatttaaaaaaaccgaattttattcaagatttTCATATACCGGAAATACTTGTTTTCCCACCTGATACAGTTTTCTATGATCATCCTGGCTATCAAAatggagaaattattttacaagataag gCTAGCTGTCTtccttcatatttattaaatccagAACCAGGATCTATAGTACTCGATATGTGTGCAGCTCCTGGAATGAAAACATCTCATTTAGCTGCTATATTGACAAACACAGG GAAAATTTATGCAGTGGAAAAAGATGAACACAGATATAAAACGTTATGCAAACAAATTAAACTAACAAACGCTTCTTGTGTCGaaactattaataaagattcattAACTTTGGAGACAAATGAATATTCCAAAgtggaatatattttagttGATCCATCGTGTTCAGGTTCAG gtATGTTGGATAGACAAATAGTGTACggtaaagaaaaaggagatcCGCAACGTCTTAAACAATTACAAGCATTTCAAGTTTTTGTTTTGCGACATGCCTTATTAAATTTCCCAAATGTAAAGAGGGTTGTTTATAGCACTTGTTCTACTCATTgcgaagaaaatgaagaagtgGTAGatgaaattcttgaaaatatacaaaatgcgTACGAACTTGTCccggttaaaaaattattgaacgaAGAATGGTTGAACTTTAgttcgaagaaatataaatgttcaGATAAATGTCTTTATGCCATTTCCGACGTAGATATGTGCAATGATTTTTTCGTTGCTGTATTTGAACGAAACTTTAATGTATCTTTACCTGAATATAAGCCTGAATACAAAGAAAACAATGCATCAAATAACAAAGTAGAAAAAGTTCAAGAAATCTTCAATGATGAAAAAACTATAACGCGAAAGCGGAAGAaacgtggaaaaagaaaaacgaatcaagaaaattttaaagacgaagaaaaaatagatgacAGCATCAAGGatgtaaataatgataatgattctTCTCAAAGCGATGGCGATGAATCTTCTCAAAATATTGGCGATGAATCTTCTCAAAATATTGGCGATGAATCTTCTCAAAATATTGGCAATGAATCTTCTCAAAATATTGGCGATGAATCTTCTCAAAATGATAACAATGAACTttctgataataatgataatgataataatgataatgataataatgataataacgaACCTGtagctaaaaaaagaaaattgaaaattggccGGAAAATAAAACCTCATATTAAAATAGGACGATCatctattcataaaaaattaaaattgccaaaaaaaaagagaaagactctttaa
- the LOC102653824 gene encoding uncharacterized protein LOC102653824: protein MVLIIRNNRILTSRHPRIKKFFSYMHKNQQKINQKENSFDQNKDQIPAMSFIDVLGKLFLYSIAMFTLPFVAFFGVQHIMKAEFHVDRFITNCISVFAAVITVNLIIACYIYQALHEPDNGSEVKSIVESSKDNLNEKID from the coding sequence ATGGTTTTAATCATCCGTAACAACCGAATACTTACTAGCCGACATcccagaattaaaaaatttttctcttatatgcataaaaatcagcaaaaaataaatcaaaaagaaaattcatttgatcAAAATAAAGATCAAATACCAGCTATGAGTTTCATAGATGTTTTgggaaagttatttttatatagcatTGCCATGTTTACTCTTCCATTTGTTGCATTTTTTGGTGTACAACATATTATGAAAGCTGAATTTCATGTAGAtagatttataacaaattgcaTTTCTGTGTTTGCTGCAGTGATTacagtaaatttaataatagcttGTTATATTTATCAGGCACTTCATGAACCTGATAACGGTTCCGAGGTTAAATCAATTGTAGAATCAtccaaagataatttaaatgaaaaaattgattaa